TAATACTCTGGCAATAGAACGAAATCCTAATCCTTCTAAATACAAGATGAATGCTAATCTTTTTACACGATTACTTTTGGCTGTTGATTTTCGAGCAACTGTAAAATTATAGTGACACTTTTTGCATTTGTACCTTTGCACTCCTTTAATTTTACCATTTTTTACTTTTTCACTACTTTTACACCTTGGACACTTCATGACTTTTTTGCTACAAAATTATGAAATCTATATTTAGTTAACAAGTCCTTGTTTTGCTCCAGAACATCAGCG
The DNA window shown above is from Thermonema lapsum and carries:
- a CDS encoding IS1 family transposase, which gives rise to MKCPRCKSSEKVKNGKIKGVQRYKCKKCHYNFTVARKSTAKSNRVKRLAFILYLEGLGFRSIARVL